A genome region from Primulina eburnea isolate SZY01 chromosome 9, ASM2296580v1, whole genome shotgun sequence includes the following:
- the LOC140840465 gene encoding uncharacterized protein has translation MVTTLISDTSVQRKCIDEVAIYQDRLGSFARQLAIDSSKSMQPDEWWRVFGCSAPNIQNLAIKILSQTSSSSGCERNWSVFERIHTKKRNRLEHQRLNDLVYVHYNLRLKERLDNQMNCQDLIDYESIDKTDFWVMEKKKKILHLF, from the exons ATGGTCACTACCTTGATTAGTGATACATCTGTTCAAAGAAAGTGCATTGATGAAGTAGCAATTTATCAAGATAGATTAGGAAGTTTTGCTCGACAACTTGCTATTGATTCATCAAAGAGTATGCAACCAG ATGAATGGTGGAGAGTTTTTGGATGTAGTGCTCCAAACATACAAAATTTGGCTATTAAGATTTTGAGCcaaacttcttcttcttcgggaTGTGAAAGAAATTGGAGCGTGTTTGAAAGAATACATACAAAGAAAAGGAATAGATTGGAGCATCAAAGATTAAATGATCTTGTGTATGTCCATTACAACTTGCGTTTAAAAGAAAG GCTTGATAACCAAATGAATTGTCAAGATCTTATTGATTATGAGAGCATTGATAAAACTGACTTTTGGGTTAtggaaaagaagaagaaaattctTCACCTATTTTAG
- the LOC140840830 gene encoding zinc finger BED domain-containing protein RICESLEEPER 2-like, translated as MSTPNTSSAQESCTTPVVGGVQPSANDTNDTSQSKAVVELDNIQDEGDNPYAPKKRKRTSPVWIDFKEIILSDGLIKAECIHCKHRMTYTKSGPTSHLLRHSRSCMRKRMNEKGQKSISISTTMSESESVNAVQNFRYDHAKIREIVSHMIIVHELPFVFAEYELFNLLMKNSSPHYQKISRATAKKDCITSYEIDKKKLVAELKDINRVSVTTDLWRSDQKISYMVVTCHYVDSSWNLQKRNLNFCDVPPPHTGIVVCDVLNKCLVEWGIENKVWTITVDNATYNDVAIRMLKENLSYKNNLPLGGKLFHVRCCAHILNLLAQDGLSEIKNIISNVRESVKHISASEFRLNIFSEIAKQLQLSSKKLVMDCCTRWNATYCMLSTALEFKDVFPRYQQRDPTYNTLPSEEDWEKVRVVCSFLQEFNEVTHIISSSEYPTSNLFLPELYNIKRLLNNTSMGEAVLDPRNKMKLIEWCFPEIYSEVDAIENIVTVRETLRLLYREYVDAHKNNVGEKDVSGDAQKESSSVSSIVSAKGKGKVRTAFANYIKNVDSLEQVKSELEVYFEEGVVLCEEDDEFDALSWWKMNNLKFRILSKMACDRWW; from the exons ATGTCGACTCCAAACACATCATCTGCTCAAGAATCATGCACAACTCCTGTTGTGGGAGGAGTTCAACCAAGTGCCAATGATACCAATGACACTTCTCAAAGCAAGGCTGTGGTTGAACTTGATAATATTCAAGATGAAGGTGATAATCCATATGCCCCGAAGAAAAGGAAACGCACATCTCCTGTATGGATTGATTTTAAAGAGATTATTCTTTCAGATGGGTTGATAAAGGCTGAATGTATTCATTGCAAACATCGAATGACATATACTAAGTCTGGTCCTACATCACATTTACTTAGGCATAGCAGAAGTTGTATGAGGAAGCGGATGAACGAGAAAGGACAAAAAAGTATAAGTATAAGCACAACCATGTCGGAGTCAGAATCTGTTAATGCAGTTCAGAATTTCAGATACGATCATGCGAAGATCAGGGAGATTGTCTCTCACATGATTATTGTTCATGAATTGCCATTCGTCTTTGCAGAGTATGAATTGTTCAACTTACTGATGAAGAATTCTAGTCCACATTATCAAAAAATCAGTCGTGCCACTGCCAAGAAAGATTGTATTACTTCTTATGAAATAGACAAGAAAAAATTAGTGGCAGAATTAAAGGACATAAATAGGGTCAGTGTGACTACGGATTTATGGAGGTCTGATCAGAAAATTTCATATATGGTTGTCACTTGTCATTATGTGGACTCCAGTTGGAATTTGCAAAAGCGGAATTTGAATTTTTGTGATGTCCCCCCACCTCATACAGGTATAGTTGTTTGTGATGTGTTGAATAAGTGTTTGGTTGAATGGGGAATTGAAAACAAGGTGTGGACAATCACAGTTGATAATGCTACATACAATGATGTAGCTATTCGGATGTTGAAAGAGAATCTCTCTTATAAAAACAATCTTCCTCTCGGTGGAAAATTGTTTCATGTGAGATGTTGTGCGCATATCTTGAATCTTTTGGCACAAGATGGGCTTTCGgagataaaaaatattatttccaaTGTGCGTGAGAGTGTGAAACACATATCTGCCTCAGAGTTTCGTCTTAATATTTTCAGTGAAATTGCAAAACAGTTGCAATTATCTTCAAAGAAACTAGTAATGGATTGTTGCACTAGGTGGAATGCAACATATTGCATGTTGTCTACTGCTCTAGAGTTCAAGGACGTCTTCCCAAGATATCAACAAAGGGATCCTACTTATAACACTTTGCCAAGTGAGGAGGATTGGGAGAAAGTCCGTGTAGTTTGTtcttttcttcaagaatttaATGAAGTTACTCACATCATTTCaa GTTCAGAATATCCAACTTCAAATTTGTTTCTACCTGAACTTTATAACATAAAGAGGTTATTGAATAATACAAGTATGGGTGAAG CTGTATTAGATCCAAGGAATAAGATGAAGTTGATTGAATGGTGTTTTCCAGAAATCTATTCTGAAGTTGATGCAATTGAGAACATCGTTACAGTTCGTGAGACATTGCGTTTGTTGTATCGTGAATATGTTGATGCTCACAAAAATAATGTTGGTGAAAAGGATGTTTCAGGTGATGCTCAGAAAGAAAGTTCTAGTGTTTCAAGTATTGTTAGTGCAAAAGGAAAGGGTAAAGTGAGGACAGCATTTGCCAACTATATTAAGAATGTTGATAGTTTGGAGCAAGTGAAGTCTGAACTTGAAGTGTACTTTGAGGAAGGGGTTGTATTGTGTGAAGAAGATGATGAATTTGATGCATTGTCATGGTGGAAGATGAACAACTTAAAGTTTAGGATTTTGTCAAAGATGGCATGTGAT CGCTGGTGGTAG
- the LOC140841389 gene encoding LOW QUALITY PROTEIN: uncharacterized protein (The sequence of the model RefSeq protein was modified relative to this genomic sequence to represent the inferred CDS: deleted 3 bases in 2 codons), with protein sequence MVETRRSSSSKRPLSSPSSSLPNGKRSKASEASSSSTNDSPSANEVVGEAVVTKELTIDEAGSVDLANSGSVKQSDAMAVTKQPGVAVEGNSSMDLENGKPSGLLVNRGKKRQVKYNIGVAWGKLLSQCSQSPHIVMHRPTFTVGQGHQCDLCVGDAEVSKSLCSLKHIESEGGVSVTLLEITGNEGAVQVNGKVYSKDSSIHLNEGDEVVFNSSGKHAYIFQQLTNNGDATVGVQHSVLLECDNEPVKGLHTEVRSEDRCTVASTLASLSNLTKELSLLPPSQNDEDTRHCSELPALPSACEELDNHVEDAEMKDTSDQEDDIPLSILGKTVAPSCDVANENSNVDADSGKIVAESNDLRPFLQVLAGSTSHGFDISRNISRILDEHRAFKDQRKESDVSVSLRHQAFKDGLQQGLLDCKNGDISFENFPYYLSETTKNVLIASTFIHFKSHKFAKYISALPTLCPRILLSGPAGSEIYQETLTKALAKYFSARILVVDSIILPGGTTSKELDSVKETSKPERTSVFTKRAAASTLQLKKPASSVEADITGGSAISSQALPKQEASTASSKNYVFKNGDRVKYVGLLPSGFSPTQTPIRGPTYGYRGKVVLAFEKNDSSKIGVRFDRTVPDGTDLGGICEIEHGFFCAADSLRLDSSNADDIDKLVINELFEVASLESKTCPLVLFVKDMEKSLVGNAEAYAAFKNKLENLPENVVVIASHTHTDNRKRRLSHPGGLLFTKFGSNQTALLDLTFPDNFGRLNDRSKETPKTMKQLSRLFPNKVTIQVPQDEKVLSDWKQHLDRDVETMKSQSNIASIHSVLNRIGLYCPDLETLCIKDQALTTESVEKIVGWALSHHFMHCSEASSKESKLVISSQSISYGLNILQGLQNENKSLKKSLKDVVTENEFEKRLLGEVIPPSDIGVTFDDVGALENVKETLKELVMLPLQRPELFSKGQLTKPCKGILLFGPPGTGKTMLAKAVATEAGANFINISMSSITSKWFGEGEKYVKAVFTLASKIAPSVVFVDEVDSMLGRRENPGEHEAMRKMKNEFMVNWDGLRTKDKERVLVLAATNRPFDLDEAVIRRLPRRLMVNLPDAQNREKILRVMLAKEELVPSIDIQAVASMTDGYSGSDLKNLCVTAAHRPIREILEKEKKEKVLAEAEMRPLPALYSSADIRPLSMEDFRHAHEQVCASVSSESQNTNELLQWNELYGEGGSRKKTSLSYFM encoded by the exons ATGGTTGAGACGAGGCGGAGCTCTTCTTCTAAGCGTCCCCTTTCATCTCCATCGTCTTCGCTGCCTAACGGGAAGCGATCCAAG GCGTCAGAGGCGTCTTCCTCGTCGACCAACGATTCTCCGTCTGCGAACGAAGTGGTAGGTGAAGCGGTGGTCACAAAAGAATTGACTATAGATGAGGCTGGATCGGTTGATCTGGCTAACAGTGGCAGCGTAAAGCAATCGGATGCTATGGCGGTAACGAAACAGCCAGGAGTGGCGGTGGAAG GTAATTCTTCAATGGATTTGGAAAATGGGAAACCCAGTGGACTGTTAGTGAATCGAGGGAAGAAACGGCAAGTTAAATATAACATAGGGGTTGCATGGGGAAAACTTCTTTCCCAGTGCTCCCAG AGTCCACATATTGTCATGCATCGCCCCACATTCACTGTTGGTCAAGGTCATCAGTGCGACTTGTGTGTGGGAGATGCCGAAGTTAGTAAATCCCTTTGCAGTCTGAAGCACATTGAGTCTGAG GGAGGAGTATCAGTTACATTGCTTGAAATAACAGGGAATGAAGGGGCTGTCCAAGTGAATGGAAAGGTTTATTCCAAAGATTCGAGTATTCATCTAAATGAAGGAGATGAAGTGGTTTTTAACTCGTCTGGTAAACATGCTTAT ATTTTTCAACAACTCACCAATAACGGTGATGCTACAGTGGGTGTGCAACATTCAGTCTTGTTAGAATGTGATAATGAACCAGTAAAAGGATTACATACTGAAGTAAGATCAGAAGACAGATGTACTGTTGCCTCAACGCTTGCATCACTATCCAATCTTACTAAAGAATTATCCCTTCTTCCTCCATCTCAAAATGATGAAGATACACGACACTGTTCTGAATTGCCAGCATTACCTTCTGCATGCGAAGAGTTAGACAACCATGTGGAGGATGCTGAAATGAAGGATACCTCTGATCAAGAGGATGACATTCCTCTATCAATTCTTGGAAAGACTGTTGCTCCA TCCTGTGATGTtgccaatgaaaattcaaatgttgatgCAGACAGTGGgaagattgttgcagaaagcaATGACTTGAGGCCATTTTTGCAGGTTCTAGCTGGTTCTACATCTCATGGGTTTGATATAAGTCGCAACATATCTAGAATCCTTGATGAGCATAGGGCATTCAAAGATCAGCGAAAGGAATCGGATGTTTCTGTTTCATTAAGGCACCAGGCATTTAAAGATGGTTTACAACAAGGACTACTTGATTGCAAAAATGGTGACATTTCATTTGAAAACTTTCCATATTATCTGAG TGAAACAACGAAGAATGTTCTTATCGCATCAACATTCATACATTTCAAGAGTCACAAATTTGCAAAATATATTTCAGCTCTCCCTACCTTGTGTCCGAGAATTTTATTGTCTGGACCTGCAG GTTCGGAGATATATCAAGAAACCTTGACTAAGGCACTTGCGAAATATTTTAGTGCGAGAATCCTTGTTGTTGATTCTATTATACTGCCTGGT GGGACAACATCAAAGGAACTTGATTCTGTAAAAGAAACATCAAAGCCTGAGAGAACAAGTGTATTTACTAAACGGGCAGCAGCTTCTACATTGCAGCTAAAGAAACCTGCCTCAAGTGTAGAGGCTGACATAACTGGTGGTTCTGCTATAAGCTCCCAAGCCCTGCCTAAGCAGGAGGCGTCTACTGCTTCATCGAAAAACTACGTTTTCAAAAACG GTGATCGAGTGAAGTATGTGGGTTTGTTACCATCTGGGTTTTCTCCTACTCAAACTCCAATAAG GGGTCCAACATATGGTTACAGAGGCAAGGTGGTGCTTGCTTTTGAGAAAAATGATTCTTCTAAAATCGGAGTTAGATTTGACAGGACAGTTCCAGACGGTACTGATCTTGGGGGAATCTGTGAAATAGAGCATGGTTTTTTTTGTGCTG CTGACTCGTTACGT CTTGATAGTTCTAATGCTGATGACATAGACAAGCTTGTTATCAATGAACTGTTTGAG GTTGCTTCCCTAGAAAGTAAGACTTGCCCATTAGTTTTGTTTGTGAAAGACATGGAGAAATCCTTGGTGGGAAATGCTGAAGCATATGCGGCTTTTAAAAATAAGCTCGAAAATTTACCCGAGAATGTTGTTGTAATAGCTTCCCATACTCACACAGACAACCGAAAGAGAAGGTTA TCTCATCCTGGTGGATTATTGTTCACAAAATTTGGGAGTAACCAAACTGCACTGCTTGACCTTACCTTCCCG gaTAATTTTGGTAGATTGAATGATAGAAGTAAAGAAACTCCAAAAACAATGAAGCAGCTTAGCCGTCTTTTCCCGAACAAAGTGACTATACAGGTTCCTCAG GACGAAAAAGTTCTATCGGACTGGAAACAACACCTGGATCGTGATGTTGAAACAATGAAATCGCAGTCGAACATTGCTAGCATTCACTCG GTTCTAAATCGAATTGGCCTCTATTGCCCTGATCTGGAAACTTTATGTATCAAAGACCAAGCTTTGACTACTGAAA GTGTTGAAAAAATTGTTGGCTGGGCTCTAAGCCACCACTTTATGCATTGTTCAGAGGCTTCAAGCAAAGAGTCGAAACTTGTCATTTCAAGTCAGAG TATCAGTTATGGGCTCAACATTCTGCAGGGACTTCAAAATGAAAACAAGAGTTTGAAGAAATCTCTCAAG GATGTGGTTACAGAAAATGAATTTGAGAAAAGGCTCCTTGGTGAGGTTATTCCGCCCAGTGATATAGGAGTTACTTTTGATGACGTTGGTGCTTTGGAAAATGTGAAGGAGACTTTGAAGGAACTGGTGATGCTACCGCTGCAAAGGCCAGAATTGTTCAGCAAAGGGCAGCTAACGAAG CCATGTAAGGGAATATTGCTATTTGGACCTCCTGGTACTGGCAAAACTATGCTTGCAAAAGCTGTTGCGACTGAAGCTGGTGCAAACTTCATCAACATATCAATGTCAAGCATCACATCAAAA TGGTTTGGTGAAGGAGAAAAATATGTGAAAGCAGTCTTCACTTTGGCTAGCAAAATTGCCCCTAGTGTTGTTTTTGTTGACGAG GTTGATAGCATGCTAGGGAGACGGGAAAACCCTGGTGAGCATGAAGCAATGCGCAAAATGAAGAATGAATTTATGGTGAACTGGGATGGCTTGCGTACCAAGGATAAGGAGCGTGTGCTAGTACTTGCAGCTACAAACAGACCTTTTGATCTTGATGAGGCTGTTATTAGGAGGCTTCCACGGAG GCTGATGGTCAACTTGCCAGATGCTCAAAACAGAGAGAAAATATTGAGGGTGATGTTAGCCAAGGAAGAATTGGTTCCTTCAATTGATATCCAAGCTGTTGCTAGCATGACGGATGGGTATTCGGGAAGTGATCTAAAG AATCTCTGCGTGACAGCTGCACATCGTCCTATAAGAGAAATTTTGGAGAAGGAGAAAAAG GAGAAAGTGTTGGCAGAAGCAGAGATGAGACCTTTACCTGCATTATATAGCAGTGCTGATATACGGCCCCTGAGTATGGAGGACTTCAGACATGCACACGAACAG GTCTGTGCAAGCGTATCATCAGAATCACAGAACACGAACGAGCTTCTCCAATGGAACGAACTCTATGGAGAAGGCGGATCAAGAAAGAAGACGTCGCTTAGCTACTTCATGTAG